The following proteins are co-located in the Deinococcus aquaedulcis genome:
- the mutS gene encoding DNA mismatch repair protein MutS, translated as MRAQNVLKGTGSGALPPMLEQYVRMRDEVAAQLPHALLLFQVGDFYETFGEDAERAARLLGLALTHKSSKDFSTPMAGIPLRALDSHVERLLSAGVCVAVADQFEEPGSGLMERKVTQLLTPGTVTEERHLSADENYLAAVATGDGYALALLDVSTGEFRCAAFHTRLALYDELSRCRAREVLLAPELSGNAALLSDFQQRFPVMLSPATFDEARGREELTLTLGEVPGSLSSAALVRACGAVLGYARVTQQGQLDMVRRVVRFEPGAHMRLSDAAVRALELFQAHVPQGRTLTDVLCQTRTAGGRRRLRAWLRAPLLDNLSIRARLDSVEALTRAPDLRGAVRALLYRAHDLERLAARVATRRAAPREVAALARTLDLLPEAATLLAGQSGLLAGVRERLGALPDVVTRIRAALVDEPPLRLGEGGLIRDGFHAELDTLRAEALGHRAWLAELEASERLRTGIGNLKVGFTGVFGYYLEVTGPHLSKVPADYRQIATLKDRARFTRPDLREREREIARLEAAASRLELEVFTELRASLAAHAEALSEAAGALSELDVLSALAEVAAEAGWIRPETTDGELRLTQARHPVVERSLGGRFVPNDVTLDDSGRLVLLTGPNMAGKSTYLRTAALCALLHQIGSFVPADAAALPVYDAIHTRIGASDDLAGGRSTFMVEMSELAAILHGATGQSLVILDEIGRGTSTLDGLAIAQAALEHLHGAGAHTLFATHYFELTRLEGELPGLRNLHVAAEEDAAGSGGLTFYHQVVPGAARQSYGVEVARLAGLPGPVTARAAKLLAALSTQGDDRRLIRELAALDLGRLTPLQALELLHRWQREARGVEAVGGG; from the coding sequence ATGCGGGCACAGAACGTCCTCAAGGGAACCGGCTCGGGGGCGCTGCCGCCCATGCTGGAGCAATACGTGCGGATGCGCGACGAGGTGGCCGCGCAGCTGCCCCACGCCCTGCTGCTGTTTCAGGTGGGGGACTTTTACGAGACCTTCGGTGAGGATGCCGAGCGCGCCGCCCGGCTGCTGGGCCTCGCGCTGACGCACAAGAGCAGCAAGGATTTCTCCACACCGATGGCGGGCATTCCGCTGCGAGCGCTGGACAGCCATGTGGAGCGTCTGCTCTCGGCCGGGGTGTGCGTGGCGGTGGCCGACCAGTTTGAAGAGCCCGGCTCGGGGCTCATGGAACGCAAGGTCACGCAACTGCTCACCCCCGGCACCGTCACCGAGGAGCGGCACCTCAGCGCCGACGAGAACTATCTGGCGGCGGTGGCGACGGGCGACGGCTACGCGCTGGCGCTGCTGGACGTCTCTACCGGGGAATTTCGCTGCGCGGCCTTTCACACCCGCCTGGCGCTGTACGACGAACTCTCGCGCTGCCGCGCCCGCGAGGTGCTGCTGGCGCCGGAACTATCCGGGAACGCCGCGCTGCTCTCGGACTTTCAGCAGCGCTTTCCGGTGATGCTCTCGCCCGCCACCTTTGACGAGGCGCGGGGCCGCGAGGAGCTGACCCTGACGCTGGGCGAGGTGCCCGGCAGCCTGAGCTCGGCGGCGCTGGTGCGCGCCTGCGGGGCGGTGCTGGGCTATGCCCGCGTGACCCAGCAGGGGCAGCTGGACATGGTGCGGCGGGTGGTGCGCTTTGAGCCCGGCGCCCACATGCGCCTGTCGGACGCCGCCGTGCGCGCCCTGGAGCTGTTTCAGGCACACGTGCCCCAGGGCCGCACCCTGACGGACGTGCTGTGCCAGACGCGCACGGCGGGTGGGCGGCGGCGCCTGCGCGCGTGGCTGCGCGCGCCGCTGCTGGACAATCTGAGCATCCGCGCCCGCCTGGACAGCGTCGAAGCCCTGACCCGCGCGCCAGACCTGCGCGGCGCCGTGCGCGCCCTGCTGTACCGCGCCCACGATCTGGAGCGGCTGGCCGCCCGGGTGGCCACCCGCCGCGCCGCCCCGCGCGAGGTGGCGGCCCTGGCGCGCACTCTGGACCTGCTGCCCGAAGCGGCCACCCTGCTCGCTGGCCAGAGCGGGCTGCTGGCCGGCGTGCGCGAGCGCCTGGGCGCCCTGCCGGATGTGGTCACCCGCATTCGCGCCGCGTTGGTGGACGAGCCGCCGCTGCGGCTGGGCGAGGGGGGCCTCATCCGCGACGGCTTTCACGCCGAACTGGACACCCTGCGCGCCGAGGCCCTGGGCCACCGCGCGTGGCTGGCCGAACTGGAAGCCAGCGAGCGCCTGCGCACCGGCATTGGCAACCTCAAAGTGGGGTTTACGGGGGTCTTCGGCTATTACCTGGAAGTGACCGGGCCGCACCTGAGCAAGGTGCCCGCCGATTACCGCCAGATTGCCACCCTGAAAGACCGCGCCCGCTTCACCCGCCCCGACCTGCGCGAGCGCGAACGCGAGATTGCCCGCCTGGAAGCGGCGGCCAGCCGCCTGGAACTGGAGGTCTTCACCGAGTTGCGCGCCAGCTTAGCGGCCCACGCCGAGGCCCTCTCCGAAGCGGCGGGGGCCCTGAGCGAGCTGGACGTGCTCTCGGCGCTGGCGGAAGTGGCGGCCGAAGCCGGCTGGATTCGCCCCGAGACCACAGACGGCGAGTTGCGGCTGACCCAGGCGCGGCACCCGGTGGTGGAGCGCAGCCTGGGCGGGCGTTTCGTGCCCAACGACGTGACATTGGACGACAGCGGGCGGCTGGTGCTGCTGACCGGCCCCAACATGGCGGGCAAAAGCACCTACCTGCGCACGGCGGCCCTGTGCGCGCTGCTGCACCAGATCGGCTCGTTCGTGCCCGCCGACGCGGCGGCCCTGCCGGTCTATGACGCCATTCACACCCGCATTGGTGCCAGCGACGATCTGGCGGGGGGCCGCTCTACGTTCATGGTCGAGATGAGCGAACTGGCCGCCATCCTGCACGGCGCCACCGGACAGAGCCTGGTGATTCTGGATGAAATCGGGCGCGGCACCAGCACCTTAGACGGCCTGGCCATTGCCCAGGCGGCGCTGGAACACCTGCATGGAGCGGGGGCGCACACGCTGTTTGCCACCCACTATTTCGAGTTGACCCGGCTGGAAGGCGAGTTGCCCGGCCTGCGCAACCTGCACGTGGCCGCCGAGGAAGACGCGGCGGGGAGTGGGGGCCTGACCTTTTACCACCAGGTGGTGCCCGGCGCCGCCCGGCAGAGCTACGGCGTGGAGGTGGCCCGCCTCGCCGGCCTGCCCGGCCCCGTGACGGCCCGCGCCGCCAAGCTGCTGGCCGCCCTGAGCACCCAGGGCGACGACCGGCGCCTGATCCGCGAACTGGCCGCCCTGGACTTGGGCCGCCTGACGCCCCTGCAGGCCCTGGAACTGCTGCATCGCTGGCAGCGGGAGGCGCGGGGCGTGGAAGCGGTGGGCGGGGGGTAA
- a CDS encoding acyl-CoA thioesterase has product MKLRIPDADVLWDSLPSARRFEHMLTVGPEDLDDLNHVNNTVYLTWCETVAREHASRLGMGTAALMALGAVPVARQHVIEYHRPALLGDHVRVRTALTLHAGVRSVRAYALDRLNPGDPPEGLRLAECQTEWVWVDPGTGRPKRAPAVVGETFGFSAGPTG; this is encoded by the coding sequence TTGAAGCTCCGCATTCCCGATGCGGACGTGCTGTGGGACAGTCTGCCCAGCGCCCGGCGCTTTGAACATATGCTGACCGTGGGCCCGGAAGATCTGGACGACCTGAACCACGTGAACAACACCGTGTACCTCACGTGGTGTGAAACCGTGGCCCGCGAACACGCCAGCCGCCTGGGCATGGGCACCGCCGCCCTGATGGCCCTGGGCGCGGTGCCGGTGGCCCGGCAGCATGTCATCGAGTACCACCGCCCCGCGCTGCTGGGCGACCACGTGCGCGTGCGCACCGCCCTGACCCTGCACGCTGGGGTGCGCAGCGTGCGCGCCTACGCCCTGGACCGCCTGAACCCCGGCGACCCACCTGAAGGCCTGCGGCTGGCCGAATGCCAGACCGAGTGGGTGTGGGTAGACCCGGGCACCGGCCGGCCCAAGCGTGCGCCCGCCGTGGTGGGGGAGACCTTCGGCTTCTCGGCCGGCCCCACCGGCTAG
- a CDS encoding 4a-hydroxytetrahydrobiopterin dehydratase has protein sequence MPYDPRMNYDSSRKLTDGDVMDLKPEGWWGDAGKLYRDFAFPNFMAGMRFAMQVAEQAEARGHHPDIHVHYHYVRVNFFTYDAGGVTQQDIDAARAVNELAQGEA, from the coding sequence ATGCCGTACGACCCGCGCATGAACTACGACTCCAGCCGCAAGCTCACTGACGGCGACGTGATGGACCTCAAGCCCGAAGGTTGGTGGGGCGACGCTGGCAAGCTGTACCGCGACTTTGCTTTTCCCAACTTCATGGCGGGCATGCGCTTTGCCATGCAGGTGGCCGAACAGGCCGAGGCGCGCGGCCACCACCCGGATATTCACGTGCATTACCACTACGTGCGCGTCAACTTCTTTACCTACGATGCGGGCGGCGTGACCCAGCAGGACATTGACGCGGCGCGCGCTGTAAACGAACTGGCGCAGGGCGAGGCTTGA
- a CDS encoding FAD-dependent monooxygenase, producing the protein MKSPRSVLISGAGIAGPAVAYGLRRAGFAPTLVERAPAPRHGGHLIDFWGVGYDAAEQLGLRAALHEDGYAVQGIRFVDRRGRPVVTLPAGALVPAHHRYVNLRRGDLARRLWTLVEPEVEPLFGDHITALVPQGDRVGVTFAHAPPRDFDLVIGADGLHSPLRTLVFREPQDVVRLLGYWTAAFTVPDAQAGEPGTYLSFTSPGRQVARFALRGGHSAYFLLWVQAGRPAPGVGAPAQRCLLEQVFADCGVLGEQMCAALPGAQDLYLDMVAQVRLPRWHSGRVALVGDAAYAPSLLSGQGSALALAGAFVLTHELGQTPDAPGAAFARYQAAFGPFVGAKQRTAVRFGPWFAPRTRLGLHLRGAALRLLALPGVGRALAARSFHDHFALPGQVPAS; encoded by the coding sequence ATGAAGTCCCCCCGCAGCGTGCTGATCTCGGGGGCGGGCATCGCCGGGCCCGCCGTGGCCTATGGACTGCGCCGGGCCGGCTTTGCCCCCACCCTGGTGGAGCGGGCGCCGGCCCCCCGCCACGGCGGCCACCTCATTGACTTCTGGGGTGTGGGCTACGACGCGGCCGAGCAGCTGGGGCTGCGCGCGGCCCTGCACGAAGACGGCTACGCGGTCCAGGGCATCCGCTTCGTGGACCGCCGGGGCCGCCCGGTGGTCACCCTGCCCGCCGGGGCGCTGGTGCCGGCCCACCACCGGTACGTGAACCTGCGCCGGGGTGATCTGGCCCGGCGGCTATGGACGCTGGTCGAGCCGGAGGTTGAACCGCTGTTCGGTGACCACATCACGGCCCTGGTCCCGCAGGGTGACCGGGTGGGGGTGACGTTCGCCCACGCCCCACCCCGCGACTTTGATTTGGTGATTGGGGCCGATGGCCTGCATTCCCCGCTGCGGACCCTGGTGTTTAGGGAACCCCAGGACGTGGTCCGGCTGCTGGGCTACTGGACCGCCGCCTTCACCGTTCCCGATGCCCAGGCAGGCGAGCCGGGCACATACCTCAGCTTCACGTCGCCGGGGCGGCAGGTGGCCCGCTTTGCCCTGCGCGGGGGCCATAGCGCCTACTTTCTGCTGTGGGTGCAGGCCGGGCGCCCGGCACCCGGAGTCGGCGCACCCGCCCAGCGCTGCCTGCTTGAGCAGGTGTTTGCCGACTGCGGCGTGCTGGGCGAGCAGATGTGCGCGGCCCTGCCCGGCGCCCAGGACCTGTATCTGGACATGGTGGCGCAGGTGCGCCTGCCCCGCTGGCACAGCGGGCGGGTGGCCCTGGTGGGCGACGCCGCCTATGCGCCCTCGCTACTCTCGGGGCAGGGCTCAGCGCTGGCGCTGGCGGGGGCCTTTGTGCTGACCCATGAGCTGGGGCAGACGCCGGACGCGCCCGGCGCCGCCTTTGCGCGGTATCAGGCGGCCTTTGGGCCGTTCGTGGGCGCCAAACAGCGGACAGCGGTGCGCTTTGGCCCCTGGTTTGCGCCCCGCACCCGCCTGGGGCTGCACCTGCGCGGCGCCGCCCTGCGGCTGCTGGCCCTGCCCGGCGTGGGGCGTGCACTGGCCGCGCGGTCGTTCCATGACCACTTTGCGCTTCCCGGTCAGGTGCCGGCCAGCTGA
- a CDS encoding cyclase family protein, with product MLSFPHDISRRLTPGHPNWPGDAPFEVRPGARMAGGDSVNTGVLHTSTHTGTHVDAPWHYDDAGERLGEVPLPVYLGRCRVLTVGGPVVEPGVLAALPAQLPPRLLLHTGQPAHWAVFPEDFVALSPAFVHEAAQRGVRLLGTDAPSVDPLTSKTLDAHHACRAAGVFILEGLTLGGVPDGEYDLVCLPLPLTDTDGAPARAVLLPAGSVPDQLAGT from the coding sequence ATGCTGAGTTTCCCCCACGATATTTCCCGCCGCCTGACCCCCGGGCATCCCAACTGGCCCGGCGACGCCCCCTTTGAGGTGAGGCCAGGGGCGCGCATGGCGGGCGGCGACAGCGTGAACACGGGCGTGCTGCACACCAGCACCCACACCGGCACCCATGTGGACGCGCCCTGGCACTACGACGACGCCGGCGAGCGGCTGGGCGAGGTGCCCCTGCCGGTGTACCTGGGCCGCTGCCGGGTGCTGACGGTGGGCGGCCCGGTGGTGGAGCCAGGGGTGCTGGCCGCGCTGCCGGCGCAGCTGCCGCCCCGACTGCTGCTGCACACCGGCCAGCCTGCCCACTGGGCGGTGTTCCCCGAGGATTTCGTGGCCCTGTCGCCCGCCTTCGTGCACGAGGCCGCCCAGCGTGGCGTGCGCCTGCTGGGCACCGACGCCCCCAGCGTGGACCCCCTGACCAGCAAGACGCTGGACGCCCACCACGCCTGCCGCGCAGCCGGCGTGTTCATTCTGGAGGGCCTGACCCTGGGCGGGGTGCCGGACGGCGAGTACGACCTGGTGTGCCTGCCGCTGCCGCTGACCGACACCGACGGCGCCCCGGCGCGCGCCGTGCTGCTGCCCGCTGGCAGCGTGCCGGATCAGCTGGCCGGCACCTGA
- a CDS encoding MerR family transcriptional regulator has translation MFSIGLFAKLAQVTTRQLRFYDTLGLLVPDQVGPGGRRAYSAAQLPQLQRILALKDLGFSLDQIRGLLQSGVSPEELRGMLRLKQAESQQRLQAEAARWRRIQTRLEYLNRAGHDDPAVVLKAVPAARWVRTRAVVRGPAQAEALFRRVSSALGGAPFAPDSPFVGLIHDPEGGDGELEVEAGRVLPVGRCWPGPPGPFAQAELPAHDLVAAALHAGPPDDLPLAYRALAQWLAQGAFVRAGPAREVLLCPPQGPDGQGAVTEVQFPLRAAAGGPA, from the coding sequence GTGTTCTCTATTGGCCTGTTTGCAAAGCTGGCGCAGGTAACCACGCGGCAGCTGCGCTTTTACGACACGCTGGGGCTGCTGGTGCCCGATCAGGTGGGGCCGGGGGGGCGGCGGGCCTACAGCGCGGCGCAACTGCCGCAGCTGCAGCGCATCCTGGCCCTGAAGGATCTGGGCTTTTCCCTGGACCAGATTCGTGGCCTGCTGCAGAGTGGCGTGAGTCCCGAAGAACTGCGCGGCATGCTGCGCCTGAAGCAGGCCGAGAGCCAGCAGCGCCTGCAGGCCGAAGCCGCGCGCTGGCGGCGCATCCAGACCCGGCTGGAGTACCTGAACCGCGCCGGGCACGATGACCCGGCGGTAGTGCTCAAGGCGGTGCCGGCCGCGCGCTGGGTGCGCACGCGGGCGGTGGTGAGGGGCCCCGCACAGGCCGAGGCCCTGTTCAGGCGTGTCTCGTCGGCGCTGGGCGGGGCGCCCTTTGCCCCAGACAGCCCCTTCGTGGGCCTGATTCACGACCCGGAAGGCGGGGACGGTGAACTAGAGGTGGAAGCCGGGCGGGTGCTGCCCGTGGGCCGCTGCTGGCCCGGGCCCCCGGGGCCCTTCGCCCAGGCCGAACTGCCGGCCCACGACCTGGTGGCCGCCGCGCTGCACGCCGGGCCACCCGATGACCTGCCGCTGGCGTACCGCGCGCTGGCGCAGTGGCTGGCCCAGGGCGCCTTCGTGCGGGCCGGCCCCGCGCGGGAAGTGCTGCTGTGTCCCCCGCAGGGTCCAGACGGCCAGGGCGCCGTGACCGAGGTGCAGTTTCCACTGCGCGCGGCGGCTGGGGGGCCGGCATGA
- a CDS encoding tetratricopeptide repeat protein — protein sequence MTLRTLGSLSVEGVTFRREKVLLLLAYLCLEGPQPRRRLAELFWPEAANPMNSLAQHLVHLRGLPGALAEDGPRVAAGMPCDAALLREAARRGRAGEAAALYGGAFLDGLGIPLGNDLEEWVYDTREALALEARAALLTLASQAAARGQREGAGEYAARALGLPGAPPPDELDLPRLHHYLTLAGHPLATQVERDARTLGLDLGAAPQLDAAPFVGRDAQLAALAALAPGQLAWVSGHAGMGKTALLEALARSGGWTVLPGRADLPYGTLAPLCSAPPASAHAALAPLRDPHLKLAVDGWEQVDEATRAVLAQAARTRPGAVIVVTGRAHPPFDVDRHLHLGPLTEDELPDPALHRQTDGHPVLVGAALRGQPLDLRLGARVRAYPPATRDGFLLLALQDQPNLRATRAALGQTADDFARTLSFLTTEGLTNEAGRVYAAAATREHLHQIHVHAALLHLKLARALPEADAWPHYEQARDLWEDHDEVRAARAACLRAQTLLKRGYPGPAAALLDTLRDVPSLAVPHAWALIGVGRYNDAYARLEALPEQPQTRPDVLAVRATTLVRLGRVDEAVALADQIKGSGPEAAHAASVKGNAARIREQWAEARRHSQMAADLWQANGDDERELTELVMVARAHVRLGAEPQAAFAEILQAARDLPSVHGLALVNLAQVLLETGQSAEASEIMYQAVDVLTLSGDQIGLASALGNLAVSHHLQGQLREAAELYRRALHYLRGTGNVRHLGQTLSNLSEIEGDLSAFEDSLHMLEQAGHHELVAQIRRNAHIAAQSTGQPLRS from the coding sequence ATGACCCTGCGGACATTGGGGAGCCTGTCCGTGGAAGGCGTGACCTTCCGGCGGGAAAAGGTGCTGCTGCTGCTGGCCTACCTGTGCCTGGAAGGCCCGCAGCCCCGGCGCCGGCTGGCCGAACTGTTCTGGCCCGAGGCCGCCAACCCCATGAATTCCCTGGCCCAGCATCTCGTGCATCTGCGCGGGCTGCCCGGCGCCCTGGCTGAAGACGGCCCCCGCGTGGCCGCCGGAATGCCCTGTGACGCCGCCCTGCTGCGCGAGGCTGCCCGCCGTGGGCGCGCAGGCGAGGCGGCGGCCCTGTACGGGGGCGCCTTTCTGGACGGCCTGGGCATTCCCCTGGGCAATGACCTGGAGGAGTGGGTGTACGACACCCGCGAGGCCCTGGCCCTGGAAGCGCGCGCCGCGCTGCTGACTCTGGCGTCGCAGGCGGCGGCCCGGGGCCAGCGCGAGGGGGCGGGCGAATACGCGGCGCGCGCCCTGGGCCTTCCCGGTGCCCCACCCCCCGACGAACTGGACCTGCCCCGGCTGCACCACTACCTGACCCTGGCCGGGCACCCGCTGGCGACCCAGGTGGAGCGCGACGCCCGCACCCTGGGCCTGGACCTGGGCGCCGCGCCGCAGCTGGACGCCGCCCCCTTCGTGGGCCGGGACGCCCAGCTGGCGGCGCTGGCGGCGCTGGCCCCGGGGCAGCTGGCCTGGGTCAGCGGGCACGCGGGCATGGGCAAGACCGCGCTGCTGGAGGCCCTGGCCCGCAGCGGCGGCTGGACGGTGCTGCCGGGGCGTGCCGACCTGCCCTACGGCACGCTGGCCCCGCTGTGCTCGGCGCCCCCCGCCAGTGCCCACGCGGCGCTGGCCCCCCTACGCGACCCCCACCTGAAGCTGGCGGTGGACGGCTGGGAACAGGTGGACGAGGCCACCCGCGCTGTGCTGGCCCAGGCAGCCCGCACCCGCCCCGGCGCCGTGATCGTGGTGACGGGCCGCGCCCACCCGCCCTTTGATGTGGACCGTCACCTGCACCTGGGCCCCCTGACTGAAGACGAACTGCCCGACCCCGCGCTGCACCGCCAGACCGACGGCCACCCGGTGCTGGTGGGCGCGGCCCTGCGCGGCCAGCCGCTGGACCTGCGCCTGGGGGCCCGCGTGCGTGCCTACCCCCCCGCCACGCGCGACGGCTTCTTGCTGCTGGCCCTGCAGGACCAGCCGAACCTGCGCGCCACCCGCGCCGCCCTGGGCCAGACCGCCGACGACTTTGCCCGCACCCTGTCCTTCCTGACCACCGAGGGCCTGACGAACGAGGCTGGGCGCGTATACGCCGCTGCCGCCACCCGCGAGCATCTGCACCAGATTCATGTGCACGCTGCCCTGCTCCACCTGAAACTGGCCCGCGCCCTGCCCGAAGCCGATGCGTGGCCCCACTATGAGCAGGCCCGCGACCTGTGGGAAGACCACGACGAGGTGCGGGCCGCCCGCGCCGCCTGCTTGCGGGCCCAGACCCTCTTGAAGCGCGGGTATCCCGGCCCGGCCGCCGCCCTGCTGGACACGCTGCGGGACGTGCCTTCGCTGGCCGTGCCGCACGCCTGGGCCCTGATTGGCGTGGGCCGCTACAACGACGCGTATGCCCGCCTGGAGGCCTTACCCGAACAGCCCCAGACCCGGCCGGACGTGCTGGCCGTCCGCGCCACCACGCTGGTGCGCCTGGGGCGGGTGGACGAGGCGGTGGCGCTGGCCGATCAGATTAAAGGCAGTGGCCCAGAAGCGGCGCATGCGGCGAGTGTGAAGGGAAATGCAGCGCGCATCCGGGAACAGTGGGCGGAGGCCAGACGGCACAGTCAAATGGCCGCTGACCTCTGGCAAGCCAATGGTGACGACGAGCGGGAACTGACAGAGCTGGTAATGGTGGCCCGGGCACATGTGCGCTTAGGGGCTGAGCCTCAAGCTGCGTTTGCAGAAATTCTTCAAGCTGCCCGCGACCTGCCCAGTGTGCATGGACTGGCACTCGTTAATTTGGCTCAAGTTCTTCTTGAGACTGGACAATCAGCCGAGGCCAGCGAAATCATGTATCAAGCTGTAGATGTTCTAACGCTCTCCGGCGATCAAATAGGTCTCGCCTCGGCGCTCGGTAATTTGGCCGTCTCCCACCATTTGCAGGGACAGCTAAGAGAAGCTGCAGAACTGTACAGACGGGCTTTGCACTATCTGCGCGGAACAGGAAACGTTCGTCATCTGGGGCAAACACTGAGCAATCTCAGCGAGATTGAGGGTGACCTGAGCGCGTTCGAGGACTCGCTGCACATGTTGGAGCAAGCCGGGCATCACGAGCTTGTGGCGCAGATCAGGCGCAACGCCCATATAGCGGCCCAGAGCACGGGCCAGCCGTTGCGGTCTTAA